A single genomic interval of Oenanthe melanoleuca isolate GR-GAL-2019-014 chromosome 13, OMel1.0, whole genome shotgun sequence harbors:
- the ADAM19 gene encoding disintegrin and metalloproteinase domain-containing protein 19, protein MRGRGLLCGIALSLLLRPPPPAAAEARLQPELVVPRWAALGGPRSPKHPLRAEVTVKAEGQELVLELEKNRNLFAPGYTETHYSQSGQAQSTPLSPTDHCFYHGAVRGWERSSVTLSSCRGLRGLIVLSSNSSYILEPAPNSTNQHWIYRVDNLRLQRGACGYQGTGDAAEDWLRNFTSGMKSPGQRVKRDTLQATKYVELLLVADYAEFQKHHFSIEATRQKLVEAANYVDKFYRALNIRIALVGLEIWNYGDKCDVTENPYSTLKSFLAWSSKERLHRKHDNAQLITGVPFKGTTVGLAPVMAMCSDLQSGGVNMDHSDNAIGVAATIAHEMGHNFGMNHDSAGCCTTPAADGGCIMASATGHPFPKVFNQCNRQELEKYLQSGGGMCLSNMPDTKRMYGGGKCGNGYLEEGEECDCGEVEECRNPCCDPRTCSLKPGAECAHGSCCHQCKLMSPGTPCRESSGLCDLPEFCTGESPFCPPNSYQMDGAPCDGGRAYCYSGMCLTYRDQCVQLWGPGAQPAPDACFEKVNAAGDIYGNCGKDIYGNYRKCEIRDAKCGKIQCQSSAFKPLQPNAVAIDTTVSRQRCRGTHVYRPDSEEKEMLDPGLVLTGTKCGSHHVCFEGRCQNMSIIFDYESCSKKCHGHGVCNNNKNCHCQQGWAPPFCSQEGTGGSLDSGPPLPEGSSAVVIALAILAPILLLTGILFLFYYLKCWSKFTICSLKKTPQFSDTSGAGHANPAFKLRTPQQQRKVIGFPELPPKPPCQQAAGLQVSRQQPPSCSVGPALPKDIPRRTPPSRPAPPAPKPPASQDISRPRPPQRALPANPIPSRSRGWQGSSPAVPLPPGHCRAPGHLQPVAENAWTAGAVNNLKVGQPGCRGHS, encoded by the exons AAACCTCTTTGCACCAGGCTACACTGAGACCCACTACAGCCAGAGTGGCCAAGCCCAGAGCACCCCCCTGAGCCCCACG GATCACTGTTTTTACCACGGGGCTGTGCGTGGCTGGGAGCGCTCCAGCGtcaccctcagctcctgccGAGGGCTGCG AGGACTTATCGTATTGAGCAGCAATTCCAGCTATATCTTGGAGCCAGCTCCCAACAGCACAAACCAGCACTGGATTTACAGGGTGGACAACCTGAGGTTGCAGAGAGGAGCTTGTGGCTACCAGGGCACTGGGGATGCAGCTGAAGATTGGCTCAGGAACTTCACAAGTGGGATGAAATCTCCAGGCCAGAgg gtgaaaCGGGACACTCTGCAGGCTACAAAGTACGTGGAGCTCCTGCTTGTGGCTGACTATGCAGAG TTTCAGAAACATCACTTCAGCATCGAAGCAACAAGGCAGAAATTAGTGGAGGCTGCTAATTATGTAGATAAG TTTTACAGGGCCTTAAATATCAGGATTGCCTTGGTGGGGCTGGAGATCTGGAATTATGGGGATAAATGTGATGTAACAGAGAATCCCTACTCCACCCTCAAGTCCTtcctggcctggagcagcaAAGAGAGGCTGCACAGAAAACATGATAATGCCCAGCTGATCAC GGGTGTGCCCTTCAAAGGTACCACAGTAGGCTTGGCTCCTGTGATGGCCATGTGCTCTGATCTCCAGTCAGGAGGAGTAAACATG GACCACTCTGACAATGCCATTGGTGTTGCTGCTACCATTGCCCACGAGATGGGACACAATTTTGGCATGAATCACgactctgctggctgctgcaccACCCCTGCAGCAGATGGGGGCTGCATCATGGCTTCTGCAACTGG GCACCCATTCCCCAAGGTGTTCAACCAGTGCAACAGACAGGAGCTGGAGAAGTATCTGCAGTCTGGTGGAGGGATGTGTCTCTCCAACATGCCAGACACCAAAAGAATGTATGGTGGAGGGAAATGTGGAAATGGCTACCTGGAAGAGGGGGAGGAGTGTGACTGTGGAGAGGTGGAG GAGTGCAGGAACCCCTGCTGTGACCCCAGGACCTGCTCCCTGAAACCTGGTGCTGAATGTGcccatggcagctgctgccatcagtGCAAG CTGATGTCTCCAGGAactccctgcagggagagctcaggaCTCTGTGACCTCCCAGAATTTTGCACTGGCGAGTCCCCGTTCTGCCCCCCCAACTCCTACCAGATGGATGGGGCTCCCTGTGATGGAGGGAGGGCTTACTGCTACAGTGGCATGTGCCTCACCTACAGGGACCAGTGTGTACAGCTCTGGGGGCCTG gagcacagccagcaccagATGCCTGCTTTGAGAAGGTCAATGCTGCTGGAGACATCTACGGGAACTGTGGCAAAGACATCTACGGCAATTACAGGAAGTGTGAGATCAG AGATGCTAAATGTGGGAAGATCcagtgccagagctctgctttcaAGCCCCTGCAGCCCAATGCAGTGGCCATAGACACCACGGTGAGCAGGCAGCGCTGCAGGGGCACCCACGTGTACAGACCCGACAGCGAGGAGAAGGAGATGCTGGACCCTGGCTTGGTGCTGACAGGAACAAAGTGTGGGAGCCACCAT GTTTGCTTTGAGGGGCGCTGCCAGAACATGTCCATCATCTTTGATTATGAGAGCTGTAGCAAGAAGTGCCATGGGCATGGA GTGTGCAACAACAACAAGAactgccactgccagcagggctgggccccCCCGttctgcagccaggaggggacaggagggagctTGGACAGTGGTCCCCCTCTGCCTGAAG GCTCTTCAGCAGTGGTGATAGCTCTGGCAATCCTGGCTCCCATTCTCCTCCTCACAGGAATCTTGTTTTTGTTCTATTATCTGAAATGCTGGAGTAAATTTACCATCTGTTCTCTGAAGAAGACACCTCAGTTCAG TGACACCTCTGGAGCTGGGCATGCAAACCCTGCCTTCAAGCTGAGAacaccccagcagcagaggaag GTGATTGGCTTCCCTGAGCTgccccccaaacctccctgtCAGcaagctgcagggctgcaggtgagcaggcagcagcccccCAGCTGCAGCGTGGGACCAGCACTGCCAAAGGACATTCCCCGGAGGACACCCCCGAGCAggccagcccctcctgctcccaaacCTCCAGCCTCTCAG GATATTTCAAGGCCCCGGCCACCccagagagctctgccagcaaatcccatcccatccagatccagaggctggcaggggagcagccctgctgtccccctgcctcctgggcactgcagagccccaggacaCCTCCAGCCTGTGGCAGAG AATGCCTGGACAGCTGGAGCAGTGAACAACTTGAAGGTGGGACAGCCAGGCTGCCGTGGGCACTCCTGA